The Puniceicoccus vermicola nucleotide sequence TCGATGGCGGCGTGGGCTGAATTGGATCGAAGGAAGCCGAGGGCTGCGGTGTCGCCGGGGTGGAGTAGCACCTGGAAAATCGCGTGCAAAAGACGGCCGGAAGTAAAATCACGACAGATGGAGAGGGCCCCATCGCGAACGACAGGGATTCCCTCGGCTCGCAACATCGACTCGTAGCGATTGGCCTCGGTGTTCTTTCGACAGAGGATGGCAACCGATCGGCCACTTTTCCATGGCGTCTCGGTTTTGAGAAACTCGACGACCTCACTATCCCGGGCATTACTGTCAGCGGCTCGATGAACCATAACTTCGCCAGTCAGATCGGCTCGGGCCGACTCATGGTGAGTCCAGGCTTTCATCCAGCGCTCTACGACCGCGGGATCGGCTGCATCGGGGAATGACTCCGGTGAACCGAATAGGCGGTTGGTGAACTCGACAATCGCGGGAGCACAGCGATAGGTCTTGGCCAGTGACTGAGTCTCGAGAGCTCGGGGCTCGAAATGTCGATAGCGTTCGTAAATCTCGTCAAAGAGGCGACTGTCCCCCTGGCGCCAACCGTAGATGGCCTGCTTTTGATCCCCGACGCAAAAAAAACTGCGGGGGTTCTCCGCATCATAGAAAAGCTCATCCACGAGCGGATGAATTACCTGCCACTGGCTACGGCTCGTATCTTGGAACTCATCCAGCAGCCAATGTTTCAGTCGGGCGTCTAGTCGGTAGGCCAGAACTGTTCCCTCGAAGGTTTCCAGAGTCGAGAGAAGATGGGGCAGGTCGGCGAAACGAATCGATCCTGCGCGAAGTCGCCGCCGCACGTATTCCTGCTCGTACATTTGCAGGAAGGCATGGGCACCCTTCGTGTTGCGAACGGCAACATGTACGACGTTGGCATGGAAAATTCCAGAAAGCTCGACCAACGCTTCTCCAGCTTCTTCTTCGAGAACCAGCCTCTTGCGGTTGAGCATAAAGTATTTCTTCCCGGCGAGCAGCTTTTCGCGATCCGCCGCACCCGCCTTAATCCATTTCTCTGCCTCCTTCGGAAGGGCCGGAGAAAGATCCCAGGTTCCCAATAATTCAAGAACCTCCTCAACGCCACTTCGGCACTCTGGAGGGATCTTTTGGCTTTTCAATGCCGTTTCGAACCGGGTCAGACGTTGGTTCCATTCCTCCAACGACACCGGAGGGAGCGACATCTCGGAGGGGAGGGCGCCCCAATATTCCGCCTGAGGGGCCGACCGAAAAAGGGACTGTGCATTTTGAATCCAGTCTTCCAATACGTTCTGAAAAGAACGCACCGATTCGGCGCCACGGTCTTCTTCGATGAGGTGAAAGATTGCTTGTCGGACTTCATCGGAAGACGCGGCAAAAATGCTACGGAGAAGATCGCGGGTCAGAAAATCATCGGCGGTTTCGGCTCCCATTCTCACGTCGGTGCCAAGGCCGAGCTCCAGTCGAAAAAGGCCGACTAACTCGAGGAAAAACGCATCGATGGTGCTGAGGCGCAGCTGATCTGGGTCCCGGACCAGTTGGCTCAGGAGGCCAAGGAATTCCTCACCGCCCCAATCTTCATGGCCGACTTCTTCCGCGAGAAGATCGGCTTTGCCCGGATTCGTGACCGCATCGGCAATGGCTTTCAGCAGTTTGCTACGAAACTCCCCAGCTGCCTTGCGGGAGAATGTCGCGGCAAGGATTGACTCTGGAGCCTCTCGGTCTGCGAGGAGGCCGATTAGACGCCGGACGAGGAGATAGGTTTTTCCGGATCCGGCTGACGCGCGGACCAGTAAATGCGGTCGGGGCTGACGCTGAATACTCATTCGGAATCCTCCTGATTTCCGGACTCGAGAGAGGCCAAATCAACCAGGCCTTCCGGGGTCCAGCTGGCCTCTCCATTCGGTCCGGACCATTCGAATTGGTCGGACTGCTTGAAAGTCGAGCTCGGCGGCCAAAATCCTTTCTGTCTCCAGAATGCTACGACTTTTTGCGCGGTCGAGAACCCGTCTTGGGCCAGGTCATCGGTAAACTCGGGCCACTCTACCAATTTTGATTCGGTTACGGCGCGGGGCAACTGGATATAGGCAACCCGAATCGGGCGCCCGGGATATTTCTTTCGTAGGGCCGCGGCATAAAGTGGGAGTTGGAGATTGGTCCAGCCCCACTGAGAAAGTCCGGAAACCGGGAGAAGAGACGAGACGCTGAAAGAACGCCGCCGGGAAAGGTCGGTGATGTGAGCATCCAGCGGATCGGTGGCTTTTTCACTGGTCTTATAATCGACTACACGAAGTTCATCCCCCCGTTCCTCGACGAGGTCGATCTGTCCGGAGATTGGAATCCCCTCAATGGTCAAAAGTTGCTCGTCCCGAAAATTCCACTCCACATGCAGTGGAGTCCAGCCCTCGAGCCGAGATTCCTGCCGAATTTTCACCGCCGCCTGAACTCTTCGCTTCAAGCCCTCACGCTGCAGCTCAAGCAGGAGACCTGGGCGACGTCCAAACTCATCGATAAACCAGTTGTCGAGAAGGGTATAGGCCCTGGCTTCCACGGCTTCCAAACCTTCCCAATTCAATGGCTCGCTTTCCGGCTCGTCCAGTTGCCGCATGACCTCGTGCAATCCGGTCCCGAAGGCTCCGGGATCCATTTCCAAGCGGTCGGGATCCACGCATTTCCAGTTGGCGACCCGTTCCAGGAAGAATGTAAATGGACAGCGGACCCAGGAGGAAAAACTGGTCACATGGATTCGGTCGAGGGAGTCGAGCCAGTCGGCGATAACCTCGGGGGAGGAAGGGTTGATGGTGATTGGGGAGGCGGAGGAGGCCGGAGCGGTCGGAGTGGGCTCCTGTGACAACCATTGGACCCGATGCGGCAATGCATCCGGCTTCGTATAGTAGAGAAGCCGCGAGGGGGAAACGACGCTGCCCTCCAAGTCCCTGCCGGGCACGTGGAGATCGACACGTCCGTTTTGGCTTCGGAGGTCGATAAGAGTGCGAAGAATGTACGCGTCTCGGGCATCCCGGGTTTTACGGCCTGGGATGTGGAGGTTCTGGCGGAGAGTTTCCGGAAGCAGTGGATGAGAGCCAATCATCCCCGGAACGGATCCATCGTAGAAGTCGGGGATCTGCAGCCACTCGTTTTCTTCCCAGAGCAATTCGAGCCAACCGAGTACTTCGATGACCTCGGCCGGACGATCCGCATACACCGGAAATTTCATCGCTTCCTCGACTGCCCAACGCCCGAGCGAGTAAAGATCGCGAATCCCGGCGAGGCGTCCCGCAGACTCGTGAATCGCAGCGAGGGCAGAAGCGAACTCGGGAACCCCTTCAGAGGTTTCGACCTCGGCGAGAAGGGGCCGTAAATCGGGATGCTCCACCAGTGCAAAAATATTCCCCGTCTCCCGGGCGGTGCGTCGGAGGGCTCGAGTCATACTGAGGACCCGGGACCTCCGTTTCCGGTTCGCCACCACGTTGAAAAAATCGCCAATCGCATTGGGAAGGATCTTTTCCAAAAGCTCGTCGGCTTCCTGGATCCAGTCCTCACGGCTGGCGCGTTCTCCCGCAGACTTCATCCATCGGGCGACAAAGGGATCTCTCAGCCAGGCGACCAAGTCGGGAATTTCTTCGCCAAAACAAACTCCAGTGAGGTGGCGAAAGAATCGACCTGCTTCCGTCGAACCAAAAGGTTGGCCAGCGGGATCGTAGGCGGAAATGCCCTTGGTTTGCAGTTCGAAGGTCAGGGCGGCTCCATCGGCGGGAAACCCGACCCCGCAGACACAGGCAGACCGTGATTCCGGGTGCTGGCTCAACCGATCCGCGATCTTCCCGTTGGCTTCCCCCACATCTTTGCAGACGATTAAGGACTCGTCGGGTATCTCGATGGGAGCTGCGGAAAACCACTCGACACGAGGGCGACCCACCTCGTCGAACCCATCCGCCTGATCCGGATCGGCAAGAACGAGAATTTCGATCGGAAATTGCGTCCCCAGATTCCGGAGGCAGACGGCAACCCTCTCTGGGAAATCGGGGGTTCCGGCGATGACCATCCTTTTCCACGGAAAAAACTCGGTTGGATTCTTGGCAATCTGAGCCGCACGGTCATCAGGATCCTGCTGGCCGTTTTCATCGAGTAAACGGCTATACAGGTGTTCGATTCCGGCAAGAGCCCTCCACCGGTCGCGGTCGCCAATCGTTTCCAACTCACAAGCTTCTCTAAAATCAAGTAGGGCCTCGCTCAATTCCCGTCGGGTTTCGAGAAAGAATCGGGCGAAGGAAAGTTGTTCTTCCAGCCCTCCTTCAGGATCTCTTCCGAAGGCGGCGTTCAACATTTCAGAGGAGGCCGATCGAAGTGCCCGGGCAACGACGAGAGTTTGGTCAGCGCGAGAGAGCCCTGCAGCACCTCCGCCCATGGCCGAAAATAGCGACCCGGGGGTAAGGACCGTGGGGCTGAGTAGAGCCCGGCCTTCCTCCAAGGCACGGAGAGCCAGGGATTCCCGAACTCGTCGCCCGACATTGCGGGTGGGAAGCAGCAAAGCCGTATTCGAGAGATCCGGAATCTCTGAAGTGCCAGGCGTCCAGAGGTGGTCGAGCAGGCTGCGAAGAATGGGCCGTTGGCAGCCGGTGTAGTGAAGTTCGATCACGGGAGGATTCGAAGCAGGGAAATAAAATCATCGTCGCCATAACCCGCTTCGAGGGCGGCCTTTAGTCGTTCGCGAACGAGTGCGAGCGAGGGCAGGTCGAGTGGAGCCGAATTCGTCGCCAGACGCATGTCCTTCTCCATGTTGCGGACAGAAAACTGTGGAGAGAAATCCATTTCCCGAATCTTCTCTTCTTTCAGTCCAGCCAGACCGGACCAAGCAACGTTTTCCCGAAGAACATCGAAAAACTGGCCGTCGCTGAGTCCAGCTTTCCTCGACCAGGCAATTCCTTCGCAGAGGGACTCGGTGATTGCCGAAATTTGGTGATTCATGGCCAACTTGATGGTGGCCGCCTGCGTGGGCGTATCGAAACGGAAACGCTTCCGGGAGACGAGAGACAGGATCGGTTCGATAAAATCGAGGTCGGCATCCGATCCTCCTTGGAAGTAAACCGTTTGTTTCTCCTCCGCCGCTGGTTTACTCCCCGTGAAGGGAGCTTCGACATAACGCGCTCCGGTCGAGCGAACCTTCTCCGCAAATTTCTCGGCACTGATCGGGTCAATAGTGGACGATTGAAACACGATCTTCGAAGCATCCAGCACCGGTAGAATAGACTCGAGCACTTCCTCCACCGAGTCCGGATCGTAGAGACAAAGCTGGACAATCTCTCCGGCCTCAGCGGCCGCAGACGCTGAATCCACCCACTGGGAAAAATCAGGTTTCGGCGTCCGGTTCCAAGTCGCGGCCAGCACACCTGCTTCCGAATAATGACCGGCCCAAATCGAGCCAATAATCCCCAGTCCCAAAACCGAAATCGTAGGTTGTTCCATGAAGGAAAGGTTTACCGGAACCAGCGCCCTTTTGTCGAAGGGGAAGTTTCGGAGAGAAGGGGGCTGGTTCAAAAACGTTCACTCCATCGTAGAGTCGGACGACTAAAGTCATCCGAGAACGGGAGAGCGCCTACAAGTAGCCGCTCAGCTTTAGCTGCGCGGTCCTGTGGCCGCGGAAGGTCTCTCCAGCAGGATCCGTCCGAGGAATACGCAATGGGGGCAGCTGAAGCTGCTCCCCTACGGGTAGCCGCTCAGCTTTAGCTGCGCGGTCCTGCGGTTGCGGAAGGTCTTCCCAGCAGGATCCGTCCGAGGAATACGCAATGGGGGCAGCTGAAGCTGCTCCCCTACGAGTAGCCGCTCAGCTTTAGCTGCGCGGTCCTGCGATCGCGGAAGGTCTCTCCAGCAGGATCCGTCCGAAGAAATCGCATTGGGGGCAGCTAAAGCTGCGCCCCTACTATG carries:
- a CDS encoding UvrD-helicase domain-containing protein, yielding MSIQRQPRPHLLVRASAGSGKTYLLVRRLIGLLADREAPESILAATFSRKAAGEFRSKLLKAIADAVTNPGKADLLAEEVGHEDWGGEEFLGLLSQLVRDPDQLRLSTIDAFFLELVGLFRLELGLGTDVRMGAETADDFLTRDLLRSIFAASSDEVRQAIFHLIEEDRGAESVRSFQNVLEDWIQNAQSLFRSAPQAEYWGALPSEMSLPPVSLEEWNQRLTRFETALKSQKIPPECRSGVEEVLELLGTWDLSPALPKEAEKWIKAGAADREKLLAGKKYFMLNRKRLVLEEEAGEALVELSGIFHANVVHVAVRNTKGAHAFLQMYEQEYVRRRLRAGSIRFADLPHLLSTLETFEGTVLAYRLDARLKHWLLDEFQDTSRSQWQVIHPLVDELFYDAENPRSFFCVGDQKQAIYGWRQGDSRLFDEIYERYRHFEPRALETQSLAKTYRCAPAIVEFTNRLFGSPESFPDAADPAVVERWMKAWTHHESARADLTGEVMVHRAADSNARDSEVVEFLKTETPWKSGRSVAILCRKNTEANRYESMLRAEGIPVVRDGALSICRDFTSGRLLHAIFQVLLHPGDTAALGFLRSNSAHAAIESFCHGPITAGSLRERWEDGSSSTFLAEFEQALEEEGWMDDSERRCLRSVHSLLQGIETSPDPALREMARTIQHARIEDTGAEGSVQILTIHRSKGLEFDMVLLPDLDAKQNSGNFKEFWTHEENGRVIRVLESVKTDVRTAFPPLEEWALSAEQDREFENLCVHYVAFTRAAASLHLFLSEKKGKSKNGIHYWIEKAFAPDVDEGVLVSLGKGLPAAEKTEPTPAPAEPHPPQRKDPPPVLARRLLTPSGGDSEERVSPFLPGRNQSLDLGRRVHAALAAWEWPALSFLPIADDPEVSQIIEDALQVPEIQTILSEPNKSTTVWRERAFDACIEGAWSSGVFDRVHLPEGWKEGVANPMIIDFKTDRTRSEEVPAGYREQMRIYRKALAMILGIEEDRIEAQLIFLRTGQVETV
- a CDS encoding PD-(D/E)XK nuclease family protein produces the protein MIELHYTGCQRPILRSLLDHLWTPGTSEIPDLSNTALLLPTRNVGRRVRESLALRALEEGRALLSPTVLTPGSLFSAMGGGAAGLSRADQTLVVARALRSASSEMLNAAFGRDPEGGLEEQLSFARFFLETRRELSEALLDFREACELETIGDRDRWRALAGIEHLYSRLLDENGQQDPDDRAAQIAKNPTEFFPWKRMVIAGTPDFPERVAVCLRNLGTQFPIEILVLADPDQADGFDEVGRPRVEWFSAAPIEIPDESLIVCKDVGEANGKIADRLSQHPESRSACVCGVGFPADGAALTFELQTKGISAYDPAGQPFGSTEAGRFFRHLTGVCFGEEIPDLVAWLRDPFVARWMKSAGERASREDWIQEADELLEKILPNAIGDFFNVVANRKRRSRVLSMTRALRRTARETGNIFALVEHPDLRPLLAEVETSEGVPEFASALAAIHESAGRLAGIRDLYSLGRWAVEEAMKFPVYADRPAEVIEVLGWLELLWEENEWLQIPDFYDGSVPGMIGSHPLLPETLRQNLHIPGRKTRDARDAYILRTLIDLRSQNGRVDLHVPGRDLEGSVVSPSRLLYYTKPDALPHRVQWLSQEPTPTAPASSASPITINPSSPEVIADWLDSLDRIHVTSFSSWVRCPFTFFLERVANWKCVDPDRLEMDPGAFGTGLHEVMRQLDEPESEPLNWEGLEAVEARAYTLLDNWFIDEFGRRPGLLLELQREGLKRRVQAAVKIRQESRLEGWTPLHVEWNFRDEQLLTIEGIPISGQIDLVEERGDELRVVDYKTSEKATDPLDAHITDLSRRRSFSVSSLLPVSGLSQWGWTNLQLPLYAAALRKKYPGRPIRVAYIQLPRAVTESKLVEWPEFTDDLAQDGFSTAQKVVAFWRQKGFWPPSSTFKQSDQFEWSGPNGEASWTPEGLVDLASLESGNQEDSE
- a CDS encoding NAD(P)-dependent oxidoreductase is translated as MEQPTISVLGLGIIGSIWAGHYSEAGVLAATWNRTPKPDFSQWVDSASAAAEAGEIVQLCLYDPDSVEEVLESILPVLDASKIVFQSSTIDPISAEKFAEKVRSTGARYVEAPFTGSKPAAEEKQTVYFQGGSDADLDFIEPILSLVSRKRFRFDTPTQAATIKLAMNHQISAITESLCEGIAWSRKAGLSDGQFFDVLRENVAWSGLAGLKEEKIREMDFSPQFSVRNMEKDMRLATNSAPLDLPSLALVRERLKAALEAGYGDDDFISLLRILP